A stretch of the Uranotaenia lowii strain MFRU-FL chromosome 3, ASM2978415v1, whole genome shotgun sequence genome encodes the following:
- the LOC129758120 gene encoding uncharacterized protein LOC129758120: MAPNFRSLLCGLCGNNNRRLEFVPPEPATGNSWFDGCLLLFYKPETPEQRQERAFKKEKRDVEQFLKKHGLWDNRMPFEDMRNLKVVLEATLETETAKLQGPFEVIEMQELKKGKSTEITDGSPTDKDTAASEGTTSDVAICEQPTKTENPRDEEFDRKLVATHAASPEHCECSGSEDTCDENSSECGADESGLMPLILLSTRKFKDNLNSCDNERLELNSCSSSCSSSMENVTLETSVVENPLAKDD, translated from the exons ATGGCTCCGAACTTCCGCAGCCTGCTGTGTGGTCTTTGTGGAAATAATAACCGTAGATTGGAATTCGTTCCACCGGAACCCGCAACAGGAAACAGCTG GTTCGATGGCTGCTTACTACTGTTTTACAAACCTGAAACTCCGGAACAGCGGCAGGAAAGAGCTTTCAAGAAGGAAAAAAGAGACGTTgagcagtttttgaaaa AGCACGGCTTGTGGGATAATCGTATGCCATTCGAGGATATGCGAAACCTCAAGGTGGTTTTGGAAGCCACACTCGAAACGGAAACCGCAAAACTTCAAGGTCCTTTTGAGGTTATTGAAATGCAAGAGTTAAAGAAAGGGAAATCCACCGAAATCACGGACGGATCCCCAACGGATAAGGATACGGCTGCTAGTGAAGGTACCACAAGTGACGTTGCGATTTGCGAGCAACCCACTAAAACGGAGAATCCACGGGATGAGGAATTTGACCGGAAGCTAGTGGCCACTCACGCAGCTTCGCCGGAGCATTGTGAATGCTCTGGGAGCGAAGACACTTGTGATGAAAACTCATCAGAATGTGGTGCCGATGAGTCCGGTTTAATGCCGTTGATTTTACTTTCCACCAGAAAATTCAAGGACAATTTGAACAGCTGCGACAACGAACGACTCGAATTGAATTCTTGCAGTTCTAGCTGTTCGTCCTCGATGGAAAACGTGACGCTTGAGACATCTGTCGTGGAAAATCCTCTGGCAAAGGATGACTGA
- the LOC129754713 gene encoding U3 small nucleolar RNA-associated protein 4 homolog translates to MVTKTQPGQCKLHHVQFYNLLPREISVLAVNSSSGKLALARDDGTIEIWSLAAAPFLEKSIPGGGEVSVEGLAWVKDRLFSVGLSGSLVEWDLKKHSVKSSVLVTGNAAWCMDVSKNNQLLAVGTEGGYINIYNVQDDSINYEKILDKQEGRIVCLKFDYSGDFIVTGSADAVRVWNVKKGHAVHKMTTGRTQRDKETIVWNLLVLKDFTIVSGDSRGKIMFFDGHLGTSFDSIPASKSDVLCLAINDKEDMLFVGGVEPNIKIYQRVEVSKGGEKIKSFVRSLTRKCHTHDVKAMTMFDQKLISGGTEGTLAISSFPPLVVDKYMPYLMTPSAVIAENARMILLKYVNYLEVWTLSSGHSESVKILQIRSKLDEHILAASISSDGKHIIYSSEATIRLYRFEYQPEGQTNQTRLVPIRTVPEQFEAPCSRVEFCHDSKGVLLFKLNGQIEYFTFNQEGDFDHKQSIETGKWFTDRIHLVTLSHDDAYLACGSLCGAIVVLKKEKFGKWKRLTSLPRYKLPPTAIAIQPNSPILAAVFPDQKIFQYDFSEYRFTFTSFLQLNRMDASLNQPITGILFDPRNDEIMILQHDTTLLVSQLEDSEAQDGQKRKKLNTSRKSVDDEEADDAPAPSHRYSLKILKSYPRLVSSSWLGNDEMVVVEANPVSMVEYLPPAYRKKVFGAA, encoded by the exons ATGGTAACGAAAACCCAACCCGGGCAGTGTAAACTACACCATGTCCAGTTCTACAATTTGCTCCCGAGAGAAATAAGCGTACTGGCTGTGAATTCGAGCAGTGGCAAACTTGCACTGGCAAG gGACGATGGTACTATCGAAATTTGGTCGTTAGCAGCGGCTCCATTCCTGGAGAAATCAATCCCTGGAGGTGGCGAGGTGTCGGTGGAGGGTTTGGCATGGGTTAAAGACAGATTGTTTTCGGTTGGCCTATCCGGATCGTTGGTGGAGTGGGATTTGAAAAAGCATTCAGTCAAAAGCAGTGTGCTTGTTACCGGAAATGCAGCTTGGTGTATGGACGTTAGCAAAAATAACCAGCTCTTGGCGGTTGGAACGGAAGGCGGGTACATCAATATTTACAATGTGCAGGACGATTCAatcaattatgagaaaattttggacAAACAAGAAGGGCGAATAGTTTGTCTGAAATTTGATTATAGCGGAGATTTTATAGTTACTGGTTCAGCAGATGCGGTTAGAGTATGGAATGTAAAAAAGGGTCACGCGGTCCATAAAATGACAACTGGTAGAACGCAACGGGATAAGGAGACTATCGTTTGGAATCTTCTAGTGCTGAAGGATTTCACCATTGTTTCTGGAGATTCTAGAGGAAAGATTATGTTCTTCGATGGGCATTTGGGAACTTCTTTCGATAGCATTCCTGCTTCCAAATCTGATGTACTATGTTTGGCCATCAACGACAAGGAAGACATGCTATTTGTTGGAGGGGTTGAGCCGAACATCAAAATCTATCAACGAGTGGAAGTTTCCAAGGGTGGTgagaaaatcaaaagtttcgtACGGTCTCTGACGCGAAAATGTCACACCCACGATGTGAAAGCTATGACGATGTTCGATCAAAAGCTAATATCTGGCGGAACCGAAGGAACTTTAGCCATCAGCTCTTTCCCTCCGCTTGTTGTGGACAAATATATGCCCTATTTGATGACACCATCTGCAGTAATCGCTGAAAACGCCCGAATGATTCTGCTGAAATACGTCAACTATCTGGAAGTTTGGACTCTCAGTTCCGGTCACTCGGAAAGTGTCAAAATTCTTCAGATAAGAAGTAAACTAGACGAGCACATTCTAGCGGCTTCGATTTCATCGGATGGAAAACACATCATCTACAGTTCGGAAGCCACCATTCGATTGTACCGGTTTGAGTATCAGCCGGAAGGACAGACGAATCAAACGCGATTGGTACCCATTCGAACCGTTCCGGAGCAATTCGAGGCTCCCTGCAGCCGAGTTGAATTTTGTCACGATTCCAAGGGGGTGCTTCTGTTCAAGTTGAACGGGCAGATTGAATATTTTACCTTCAACCAGGAGGGAGATTTCGACCACAAGCAGTCCATTGAAACTGGGAAAT GGTTCACCGATCGAATTCACCTGGTGACATTATCCCATGACGATGCCTATCTGGCTTGTGGAAGCCTGTGCGGTGCCATTGTGGTCCTCAAGAAGGAAAAATTCGGCAAATGGAAGCGTCTAACGAGTCTGCCACGATACAAGTTGCCTCCCACGGCGATAGCCATCCAGCCTAACTCGCCGATTCTGGCAGCGGTGTTTCCGGATCAGAAAATCTTCCAGTACGACTTCAGCGAGTACCGGTTTACGTTCACTTCGTTTCTACAGCTTAATCGCATGGACGCTTCGTTGAATCAACCCATTACCGGAATTTTGTTTGATCCGCGTAACGACGAAATTATGATCCTACAGCATGATACCACCCTTTTGGTGTCCCAATTGGAAGACAGTGAAGCACAAGATGGGCAAAAGCGAAAGAAACTAAATACTTCGAGAAAAAGTGTTGACGATGAAGAAGCTGACGATGCTCCTGCACCGAGCCATCGGTACAGTTTGAAGATTCTGAAGTCCTACCCGAGACTGGTCAGCTCGAGTTGGCTGGGTAACGATGAAATGGTCGTTGTGGAAGCGAATCCCGTTTCGATGGTGGAATATTTGCCACCGGCGTATAGGAAAAAAGTGTTCGGAGCTGCTTAG